GATATTGCTAGTATCGATCGGATCCACGTCCATAGGTGCTCCGGAAGTGGAATTCGGTGTGCTGGACCCATTTGCGCTACCACTGTTCTGATCATTCCGCGTTCGCCGGGCGCGTTTCGAGCCCCGATCACTTCCTGCTCCACCTCCTCCATTACCGGTGCCACTTCCCGTGGATCCAGGACCCCCACTGCTTCCACCACCATTGCCGTTTCCATTGCCACTGCCGCTGCTATTGCCATTGGAGGAATAATTTCCGCTGCCAGAATTGGCCGTTCCGCCGATGTTACCCGCACTGACGTGAACTGATCCTCCTGTGCTGGTACCGTTTCCGGTTGACACCGAGTAGGCGGCGGCGGGCGAGGAATTGGCATTGTTCGGGGAACATGCTGACCCGGGACTGTTCGGTCGGATTTCCTTCTGCTGACCTTCGGTGATCTTTTCCTCCCGACCGAAGTCCAACCTGGAAGAAACAATAATGAATGAGGTTAGTCAAAACTATTCTGCTATCACACACGCGATAAATGTTGAACAGTTTGCTTATTTTTCGCTAAACTTTAGTTCtattttaactttgttttagTGTCGTATACACAACTTCTTCAACTTACTTAGGTGAACTACAACAGAAATTTCACATATCAAagggatcagaatcaggattcGGATAACGAGTTTTATCACGATCCTGGTATCGACCATGACTCTGATCTTGATCAAGATAGTCAGCATGAATTTTCTGATCTAGATCTGGAACCTGATACCTGATATGAAATGAATCTTGATTCCTTATCCTTATTCTGGTCTAAAACCTGGTCTTGCTCTTCGAAATAGATCCTTATCTGGATCCATGTTTTAAATCCTAATCCAGGAATTTGATCCTGATCCTAAAATTTCGCAAACAAAATTCTGCTTTCATATGTTTAAAAGTGTGtgtttgacctttgaacaaaaaagCGGATTAGGAAGCTTTTTTGTAGCCAATAAAATGCCAAACGAAATCACACTTTCCATGTCTAGTGCCTACTTGAATTATTCTGTTAAAACATCAGCACAGTGTTTTGGACGaacaatgtcaaaaaagtttagtttatctatttTAGATTGTTCATTTGTGCACGAAAAACAATGAGTTTATGAGCTtatttatgtataaaaatatgtGTTCTATGTTATTaatgcttaaggggggggtagggtctaacactttcaaaaaatcgatttttttatttttttattttcttattgtaaaacatttcaagaatgttgtgtcaaattttcaagtcaattgaagcaaaactgtagaaattataggcctttatctcctcctatctaatactgcaagaaagcaagagcagaaacttcaaacgcgtttttctcgaaagcacatttttaaagtccgtggacatcgtcatttgaaaactacttatccgattcttttcaaatttggaacacattttctacatataaaataccagaccccaacgtttttcttttttattttttttactttggggagattttacaggtgaaaaatggcggattttttcgtgaaaaatcgtattttttacttcaaacagccacaaaaatttcataaaattttttttaagttaaataaaaacgttggggtctagaaaaacatctattaaaaatattttgctctgattttttgacttcagatgattctgtgctgagatacagtgtccaccgcaaatcctgttttctaaaaggcatcctcgaaagtgcgccgtcaccggctcatttttcaatttatttctacgaaaaaaatactaaatgttcttttaacaaagctttgtataatgcaaaaaatttgaaaacatttgtttgaacgatagctctagaaaaaaatcgtgaaaatggtgtttttttatagcctttagaccctaccccccccccccccccttaagaaattCTACACGATTCCGACCTCTAGCTTTAAATCTAGCTCAGAATCGGTAAACAGTATAAGAAAGATTTGTGTGTTAACACTATGAATTCGAATAAGAATACTGAAGGAACTCTAAATTTCAACCCCGAGTTTCAAATAAGAAtgtgaatcagttttttttttaatatttaaaacataccaaaaacaatttctaatttgatttttatctcCTTAGCCttgtacaaaaattaaattatgcaAATTCGAGGCCAACGAAATTGAGATaaactgaatttaatttttcaaagaaattacgGTAGCTTGTTGAACAATAAGTAagtttaatataattaaattgGAACAATGAAACTTAAACTTTCAAGCCTTAAACTTCATTTTGTATGGTTTACATATTTCTAAGATCTTAGGTAAACTAGGTTACTCAACCGTATAAGTATGCTAATTGGTCTTGAATAATAGCGTTGTCAATCTCGTAATTGCTCTGAAGGCTTTCGCCCCTAGCTGGAACTTCTATCGCTACAACTCACCTGACGAAGAAATCGCTGCCCAGATTCTTGTAGTCCTGATCCAGCTGCCTCGTTTTGTGATCGATCAAATCCTGCAGGTGCTGGACCACTTGAAGCTTCTCATCGCCCAGCTCTTGGGCCGCAATCAGGCTCTTCTGCATCCGAGCCATCGCCCGCTTCGTAGCCGGATTGCCGGAACTGCTGCTGGTCGGTTCAGCCGTTGCCGACGATGAATCACTGCCAGCCCCTCCCGTTCCATTTTGGACTGGTCCACTGGCGTTTCCGGATCCGGCCGAACCCGCACTTGCGTTGGCACTGGCGCTGAGCCACTGTTCATAGGACACGCTCACATCCCGCAGGTGGTTCCGGTACAGCACGTCGATCTCCCTTATGCGGGACAGATGCCGCTGGACGTCATCCGGAAGGTTCTCAACCGAGTCCAGATAATTTTCCACGTAGGTGGCCGAATGAAGCGCTTCCACTGGTAACTGGTTTATCATTGTTCCCTCATCTAAAACTTGATACATTCGATTCCCGGGGCGCCAACCCCAACACCAATCGTCACTGGAAGCGGATGGCGAGCGACAAACCAATCACGAAAATGCAATCCAAAACGTTCAGCAAACTAACAAGCAGCCAATTTTTCTCCAACCAAACAGCGAAACCTAGCAGTATTTTGACCACAATTTTAACACGAATATTTTCGCTGCCTTTCTTCTTTTCCCACTCTTTGCTTTGACCGTTTTCGCGTTTTTTCACGGATGCGCAATTGCACGCACACCAACAGAGAAACGGCTGGTGTTTGACGTGAAAAGCTAGAGCAATTTTTCCAACGGTCGGAATATGAATACCGCATTATGCctatcaaaagattttttta
This sequence is a window from Uranotaenia lowii strain MFRU-FL chromosome 3, ASM2978415v1, whole genome shotgun sequence. Protein-coding genes within it:
- the LOC129754355 gene encoding inhibitor of growth protein 1, with amino-acid sequence MYQVLDEGTMINQLPVEALHSATYVENYLDSVENLPDDVQRHLSRIREIDVLYRNHLRDVSVSYEQWLSASANASAGSAGSGNASGPVQNGTGGAGSDSSSATAEPTSSSSGNPATKRAMARMQKSLIAAQELGDEKLQVVQHLQDLIDHKTRQLDQDYKNLGSDFFVRLDFGREEKITEGQQKEIRPNSPGSACSPNNANSSPAAAYSVSTGNGTSTGGSVHVSAGNIGGTANSGSGNYSSNGNSSGSGNGNGNGGGSSGGPGSTGSGTGNGGGGAGSDRGSKRARRTRNDQNSGSANGSSTPNSTSGAPMDVDPIDTSNIKQEPGTSGLGIGGGNGGSSSGGGSGMGSSGAGAGGMGTSKGNSGQASGASGQGKKGGANAGKKKKRKTGRGQAREAREDTPPPEETIDPDEPTYCLCDQISFGEMILCDNDLCPIEWFHFSCVALMSKPKGKWFCPNCRGDRPNVMKPKAQFLKELERYNKEKEEKT